In Centroberyx gerrardi isolate f3 chromosome 11, fCenGer3.hap1.cur.20231027, whole genome shotgun sequence, the following are encoded in one genomic region:
- the rtn2b gene encoding reticulon-2b: MATKVVDLVYWRNVGKTGVVFTGLVVGLASLFQLSAITVLSHLCLGVMCVTVPLRLYYKLLELLRWNAGTHPFQSYLDEDSSLTDKETVMLVEEVVLLIAFAVTEIKRLLFIDSLIDSIKFVVLLYLLTYVGLLTNGLTLVIAAVIALFSLPLLYKKQQARIRRTVRAVKAFVRKIRNMCVNMYNKVKPSPASAPTPTPPAPAPKPKVKSK, encoded by the exons GTTCACTGGGCTGGTGGTGGGCCTGGCCAGTCTGTTCCAGCTCAGTGCCATCACTGTGCTGTCCCACCTCTGCCTGGGTGTCATGTGCGTGACCGTCCCCCTCCGCCTCTACTAcaagctgctggagctgctgcgcTGGAACGCCGGCACCCATCCCTTCCA gTCATACCTGGACGAAGACAGCTCTCTGACAGATAAGGAGACAGTGATGCTGGTAGAAGAGGTGGTGCTGCTGATCGCCTTTGCTGTCACAGAGATCAAACGGCTGCTTTTCATCGACAGCCTGATCGACTCTATTAAG tTTGTTGTGCTCCTGTATCTGTTGACCTATGTGGGCCTGCTAACCAACGGACTGACCCTGGTGATAGCAG ctgtgatcgctcttttctcccttcctctattGTACAAAAAGCAGCAG GCACGGATAAGGAGGACGGTTAGAGCGGTGAAGGCTTTCGTAAGGAAAATCAGAAACAT gtGTGTTAATATGTATAATAAGGTGAAACCGTCTCCTGCCTCTGCACCCACCCCGACACCTCCTGCACCTGCACCCAAACCGAAAGTGAAGTCAAAGTAA